A DNA window from Desulfobulbaceae bacterium contains the following coding sequences:
- a CDS encoding DUF2807 domain-containing protein, producing MMKKNASLQNQGGSLRLFFILGLFFGLLFLSPYPPEASTQCLEGNRIAAEVTRTLDSYQGVKIDGAFDVEIKQEESWNVKISGDENLLAHVVTTLEKNVLKVFVKESICSKIPLKLSIGAPSFHFLDIDGAGTLVSRMEQNALKVTANGSFDILLQGKLQSLVLEARGATSTNAQQLEAKNVSAKVHETATVLVSAENKLVIECFDASSVKYSGSPKTKNIRVNDVCDVMNSL from the coding sequence ATGATGAAAAAAAACGCCTCACTTCAAAATCAAGGTGGTTCGTTGCGCCTGTTTTTTATTTTAGGCCTGTTTTTCGGCCTTCTTTTTCTGTCCCCTTATCCCCCGGAAGCATCAACCCAATGTCTTGAAGGCAACCGCATTGCGGCAGAAGTTACCCGCACTCTTGATTCGTATCAGGGGGTTAAAATTGATGGCGCCTTTGATGTCGAAATCAAACAGGAAGAAAGCTGGAACGTCAAAATATCAGGGGACGAAAATCTGCTCGCCCATGTGGTCACCACCCTTGAAAAAAACGTCTTAAAAGTCTTCGTCAAAGAGTCAATCTGCTCAAAAATCCCCTTGAAACTGAGCATTGGCGCACCGTCATTTCATTTCCTCGACATTGACGGAGCGGGTACCCTTGTCAGCCGAATGGAGCAGAATGCACTCAAGGTGACGGCAAACGGCTCCTTTGACATTTTGCTTCAGGGAAAGTTGCAGTCCCTTGTTCTGGAGGCAAGGGGGGCGACCTCAACCAACGCCCAGCAACTCGAAGCCAAAAATGTCAGTGCCAAAGTCCATGAGACTGCGACTGTTTTAGTCTCCGCTGAAAATAAATTAGTCATCGAATGCTTTGATGCGAGCAGCGTCAAATATTCAGGATCGCCCAAGACAAAGAACATCCGCGTCAATGACGTCTGCGACGTGATGAACTCCCTCTAA
- a CDS encoding DUF4384 domain-containing protein has translation MNRNTFPWNHTLRSRFSSVSLFLFILSVFVGCNPHDVNVELPETAPVQQVTNYSQALADLGLMTEIFGTGIVRVQSEDIIDNTGTSSSTGGEIQRNITEIMKSTLNSMGGNVVFIEYNPAYIQNQMVTGYSQFDDKLIPDIVITGGITEFDRGLETRGEGTDASAEFNVSGLPSAVPSSKVGFEYGDSGKEGKARITLDFNMKDFKTLAGIARMNTVNSMEVHKAVREKEIGITLFGPTFGMKGSIKKVQGRHEAVRLLVQASMIQMLGKYLVLPYWKLLGDDAIPDPVVMEKLSRSWANMSELDRTVNVQEWLYLHGKDVTVNGVLDQNTITAIRQLNPAFAGSMIDQETFVKIYTAIPVNHTTLARRNALNQIYANASVQPQPTQPAPPPAAPKATATAQPAKQPETTAATQASAPRQPASQPAAARQDQSPKGIGRILSNDEW, from the coding sequence CGTGGAATCACACCCTCCGCTCCAGATTTAGCAGCGTTTCGCTCTTTCTTTTCATTCTTTCGGTATTTGTCGGCTGCAACCCGCATGATGTCAATGTAGAATTGCCTGAAACCGCCCCCGTCCAGCAGGTCACCAACTACAGCCAAGCGCTTGCCGATCTAGGCCTGATGACTGAAATTTTCGGGACCGGCATCGTCAGGGTTCAGAGCGAAGACATCATCGACAACACCGGAACCTCGAGTTCAACCGGTGGAGAAATCCAGCGGAACATCACTGAAATTATGAAAAGCACCTTGAATTCAATGGGTGGCAACGTCGTCTTTATTGAATATAACCCGGCCTATATCCAGAACCAGATGGTCACCGGCTACTCGCAATTTGACGACAAGCTCATTCCCGACATCGTCATCACCGGTGGCATCACCGAATTTGACCGAGGCCTTGAAACACGGGGCGAAGGAACCGATGCCTCCGCCGAATTTAATGTCTCAGGCCTGCCCAGCGCCGTGCCGTCCAGCAAGGTTGGCTTCGAGTACGGCGATTCCGGCAAGGAAGGCAAGGCAAGAATCACCCTTGATTTCAACATGAAAGATTTTAAAACCCTGGCCGGCATTGCCAGAATGAACACCGTCAACAGCATGGAAGTACACAAGGCCGTCCGCGAAAAAGAAATTGGCATTACCTTGTTTGGCCCAACCTTTGGGATGAAAGGCTCCATTAAAAAAGTACAAGGCCGCCATGAGGCCGTACGTTTACTGGTCCAGGCCAGCATGATCCAAATGCTTGGAAAATACCTCGTTCTTCCTTACTGGAAGCTGCTGGGAGATGATGCAATCCCGGATCCGGTTGTCATGGAGAAGCTTTCCCGCAGCTGGGCGAACATGAGCGAACTGGACCGCACCGTCAATGTCCAGGAATGGCTCTACCTGCATGGAAAAGATGTCACCGTGAATGGGGTGTTGGACCAAAACACCATCACTGCCATCCGACAACTCAATCCAGCCTTTGCCGGGAGCATGATTGACCAGGAGACCTTCGTGAAAATATACACCGCCATTCCGGTCAACCATACGACGCTGGCCCGCCGGAACGCTTTGAACCAGATTTACGCCAATGCCAGTGTACAGCCGCAGCCAACCCAACCCGCTCCACCTCCGGCCGCCCCTAAAGCAACCGCTACAGCCCAACCGGCAAAACAGCCAGAGACAACGGCAGCGACCCAGGCCTCAGCCCCGCGCCAGCCGGCCAGTCAACCGGCAGCCGCGCGGCAAGACCAATCACCCAAAGGCATTGGGCGCATATTATCCAATGATGAATGGTAA